The following proteins are co-located in the Candidatus Zixiibacteriota bacterium genome:
- a CDS encoding GNAT family N-acetyltransferase, with translation MPRAAGPDIQIRTIVSSDKNWIRKVVCERWGSEIVVSRNRIHLPHNLSGFICERKHSPLGLITYEIVERSCEILTLDSFEENRGIGTALIESMIEKAKTEACRRLWLVTTNDNIRAIRFYQKRGFVLAGLHKDTIARARLLKPEIQMRGYEGIPIRDEIEFEIMLKRNGENI, from the coding sequence ATGCCTCGGGCTGCCGGACCGGATATCCAAATCAGGACGATCGTTTCTTCCGATAAGAACTGGATCAGAAAAGTGGTATGTGAACGCTGGGGTTCCGAGATAGTTGTTTCCAGAAATCGAATCCACCTGCCTCACAATCTCTCTGGTTTTATTTGCGAGAGGAAGCATTCACCGCTGGGACTTATAACATACGAGATTGTCGAACGGTCCTGTGAAATCCTAACACTCGACAGTTTTGAAGAAAACCGGGGAATCGGCACTGCCCTGATAGAGAGTATGATCGAAAAAGCAAAAACCGAAGCATGCCGGCGATTGTGGCTGGTTACCACCAACGACAACATCCGGGCTATACGCTTCTACCAAAAACGCGGATTCGTTTTGGCGGGACTGCACAAGGACACAATCGCCCGGGCACGCCTTCTAAAACCGGAGATACAGATGAGAGGATATGAGGGTATCCCGATCCGTGATGAAATCGAGTTCGAGATCATGCTTAAGCGAAATGGCGAAAATATTTAG
- the lpxA gene encoding acyl-ACP--UDP-N-acetylglucosamine O-acyltransferase — translation MSETEIHSTAIVDSKAELDSGVVIGPYAIVESNVQIGKGSKIGPRAMIAWGSRLAENVTVHHGATLGTVPQDLKFGGEETVLKIGANTVIREFATLNRGTEWSFETVVGANCLLMAYSHIAHDCHLGDNVIIANSVQMAGHVFIHDHAIVSGNTVIHQFVRVGEHAMIGGGFRVPQDVVPYALMGGYPLKVRGLNLVGLKRRGFRSDQMKPLRETFRYLFFSDLNTSQALEKVASKVEQTAEVKKVLEMIESSERGIIK, via the coding sequence ATGAGTGAAACTGAAATCCATTCCACAGCTATAGTTGATTCAAAAGCCGAACTCGACAGCGGTGTCGTGATCGGCCCTTACGCTATTGTCGAAAGCAATGTGCAAATCGGCAAAGGCTCAAAGATCGGTCCCCGCGCAATGATCGCGTGGGGCAGTCGTCTGGCTGAAAATGTAACGGTTCATCATGGTGCTACACTCGGCACAGTCCCGCAGGACTTGAAATTCGGCGGGGAGGAGACGGTACTCAAAATCGGCGCGAATACCGTCATACGGGAATTTGCCACCCTCAATCGCGGAACTGAATGGTCGTTCGAGACTGTAGTGGGCGCAAATTGCCTCCTGATGGCATACTCGCACATTGCCCATGACTGCCACCTGGGTGACAATGTGATCATTGCCAATTCGGTGCAGATGGCCGGCCATGTGTTCATCCATGATCACGCCATAGTCAGCGGTAATACCGTCATCCACCAGTTCGTCAGGGTCGGAGAACATGCCATGATCGGCGGAGGTTTCAGGGTACCGCAGGACGTCGTGCCGTATGCCTTGATGGGCGGGTATCCGCTTAAGGTCAGGGGGCTCAACCTGGTCGGCTTAAAACGCCGGGGATTCAGATCGGATCAAATGAAACCTCTGAGGGAAACTTTCCGCTACCTGTTTTTCTCCGATTTAAACACCTCGCAAGCGCTTGAAAAAGTCGCTTCAAAAGTTGAGCAAACAGCGGAAGTTAAAAAAGTCCTCGAAATGATCGAATCCTCCGAACGAGGGATCATCAAGTAA
- a CDS encoding bifunctional UDP-3-O-[3-hydroxymyristoyl] N-acetylglucosamine deacetylase/3-hydroxyacyl-ACP dehydratase, whose product MCKQKTIGKTVSLEGIGLHTGCKSTIRFVPAGIDDGISFKRIDVDSCPMIPAHLENVVDLNRGTTLGIGEYRVHTVEHVLSALAGLEIDNVVCELDNIEPPIVDGSMKPFVDKLLEAGLVEQEADKNFLVIEEPIIYSEPDRHIDIVVTPSETIRITFLIDYKNPALGTQYTSLVDLREEFVEEFAAARTFCFLSEVETLREQGIIKGGGLDSALVIVDKDLGQAEIDKLKNLFDIEQDITIGKSGIFNDVPLRFYNEPVRHKAADLLGDLMLLGMPVKGHFLAARSGHAANVALAKKIRATYEKKLLAQKYAGPGASKKGVMFDINAILKVMPHRYPFLLIDKIIDLEPNKKVIAQKNVTINEPFFQGHFPGHPIMPGVLTIEAMAQAGGFLILNSVEEPEKKLLYFVSIDSARFRQPVEPGDILRFELELVAFRRGTCKMKGRAMVGDKVATEATLMAALVDR is encoded by the coding sequence ATCTGCAAGCAGAAGACAATCGGCAAGACCGTTTCACTCGAGGGCATAGGGCTCCATACCGGATGTAAATCTACAATACGTTTCGTACCTGCCGGTATCGATGATGGTATCTCCTTTAAGCGGATCGATGTCGACAGTTGCCCGATGATCCCGGCTCACCTGGAAAACGTTGTCGATCTCAATCGCGGTACCACGCTCGGTATAGGCGAATATCGTGTGCACACGGTCGAGCATGTCCTGTCCGCACTGGCCGGTCTGGAGATCGACAATGTCGTCTGCGAGCTGGACAATATCGAACCGCCTATAGTGGATGGTTCCATGAAACCGTTTGTCGATAAGCTCCTGGAGGCCGGTCTGGTCGAACAGGAAGCCGACAAGAACTTTTTGGTAATCGAGGAACCGATCATCTACTCCGAGCCGGATCGACACATAGATATAGTCGTAACACCTTCCGAAACAATCAGGATAACATTTCTGATCGATTACAAGAATCCCGCCCTCGGCACACAATACACTTCCCTTGTCGATCTGCGTGAAGAATTCGTGGAAGAGTTTGCCGCCGCACGCACCTTTTGTTTCCTGTCCGAGGTTGAGACACTCCGCGAACAGGGAATTATCAAGGGGGGAGGTCTCGATTCTGCACTTGTGATTGTAGACAAGGATCTCGGGCAGGCGGAGATAGACAAGCTTAAAAATTTATTCGATATAGAGCAGGACATCACGATTGGCAAAAGCGGGATCTTCAATGATGTGCCCCTGCGATTTTATAACGAGCCTGTACGTCATAAAGCGGCTGATCTGCTGGGTGATCTGATGCTTCTGGGGATGCCTGTCAAGGGGCATTTCCTGGCGGCGCGCTCCGGGCATGCGGCCAATGTCGCCCTGGCCAAGAAGATTCGCGCGACCTATGAGAAAAAGCTGCTGGCCCAGAAATATGCCGGCCCGGGGGCTTCTAAAAAAGGTGTGATGTTCGACATCAACGCTATTCTCAAAGTTATGCCTCATCGCTACCCGTTTCTGCTGATAGATAAGATCATCGATCTCGAACCCAACAAGAAGGTGATCGCCCAGAAAAACGTAACAATCAACGAACCATTTTTCCAGGGTCATTTTCCCGGTCATCCGATTATGCCGGGAGTTTTGACCATCGAGGCGATGGCGCAGGCGGGCGGATTTTTGATTTTAAATTCAGTCGAGGAACCGGAAAAGAAGCTTCTCTATTTCGTGTCGATCGACAGCGCCCGTTTCCGGCAACCGGTCGAACCGGGGGATATCCTCAGGTTCGAGCTGGAACTGGTCGCGTTCAGGCGGGGGACCTGCAAGATGAAGGGACGGGCGATGGTTGGTGACAAGGTAGCCACGGAGGCGACTTTGATGGCCGCTCTGGTAGACAGGTAA
- a CDS encoding DUF2250 domain-containing protein, producing the protein MAEDKLHLAEGYKTANCCLPRPECEISGYFSHNGIMVVHRKDCVNLNKVDPERIIKLSWPEILDKPPEKPDDDYDLLEELDLMIMLHHREYGVDYSLKVARVLHEDKQAVFDSHNKLREMNILKRVKPLIIQYRKGVVDNKWIKHRNHTYYQLTEKGDLYLDHYLEDKNS; encoded by the coding sequence ATGGCAGAGGATAAATTACATTTAGCGGAAGGTTACAAGACGGCCAATTGCTGTTTGCCCAGGCCGGAATGTGAGATTTCTGGTTATTTCAGCCACAACGGTATTATGGTTGTACACAGGAAGGATTGCGTGAACTTGAATAAGGTCGATCCGGAACGGATCATAAAACTTTCATGGCCGGAGATCCTCGACAAACCACCGGAAAAACCGGACGATGATTACGATCTTTTGGAGGAACTCGATTTAATGATCATGCTTCATCATCGCGAATACGGGGTCGATTATTCTCTCAAGGTCGCCAGGGTTTTGCACGAGGACAAGCAGGCGGTTTTCGACAGCCACAACAAACTGCGTGAAATGAATATTCTGAAACGAGTCAAGCCTCTTATCATTCAGTACCGCAAAGGCGTTGTCGACAACAAATGGATCAAACATCGCAATCATACGTACTATCAATTGACCGAGAAGGGTGATCTTTATCTCGATCACTATCTCGAGGATAAAAACAGCTGA
- a CDS encoding gfo/Idh/MocA family oxidoreductase produces the protein MKSKLKAGVIGVGHLGRFHLEKLLKIEDVELVGFYDIDREKADRIAGENSVRSAESLEELIDACDVVSVVVPTVDHYDVASKALESGCHVFCEKPLTETAEQGERLVDQANRAGLKLGVGHIERFNPAIRAMRGRIGKPMFIEAHRLNPFNPRGLDVAVILELMIHDIDLCLYFTRSEVSEIHASAVQVLSDKMDIANVRLKFESGCVANLTASRISPTGMRKIRIFQRDNYLSFDLHKKKVDNFLLVDDQFETGRLEGFSTSFEYGQTGKKIVYNQPAGDDYDMLEEELCQFLRAVEAGDDPPVSGRDGFRALKIALEVQRQAAEQLAKVGG, from the coding sequence ATGAAGAGTAAGCTGAAAGCCGGAGTAATCGGAGTCGGTCACCTGGGCCGTTTCCACCTCGAAAAACTTCTCAAAATCGAGGATGTCGAGCTGGTCGGTTTCTACGATATCGACCGTGAAAAAGCAGACCGAATCGCCGGGGAGAATTCCGTCCGGTCTGCCGAATCGCTGGAAGAGTTGATTGATGCCTGCGATGTGGTCTCGGTTGTCGTACCAACCGTGGATCATTACGATGTCGCCTCTAAGGCTCTCGAATCAGGGTGCCATGTTTTCTGTGAAAAACCGCTGACCGAAACCGCCGAGCAGGGAGAACGCCTGGTCGATCAGGCAAACCGGGCCGGCCTCAAGCTGGGTGTGGGACATATCGAGCGCTTCAACCCGGCTATCCGTGCCATGCGGGGACGGATCGGCAAGCCGATGTTCATCGAGGCTCACAGGCTCAACCCGTTCAATCCGCGCGGTCTGGATGTGGCCGTGATTCTGGAACTTATGATACATGATATCGACCTGTGTCTCTATTTTACCCGTTCCGAGGTGAGCGAAATCCATGCTTCCGCAGTGCAGGTGCTGTCCGACAAGATGGATATCGCTAACGTCAGGCTGAAGTTCGAATCGGGATGTGTGGCAAACCTTACCGCCTCACGAATTTCGCCCACCGGGATGCGAAAGATCAGGATTTTTCAACGCGACAATTATCTCTCTTTCGATTTGCATAAAAAGAAGGTCGACAATTTCCTATTGGTCGACGATCAGTTCGAGACCGGCAGACTGGAAGGTTTTTCGACGTCGTTTGAATACGGCCAGACTGGCAAGAAGATCGTTTACAATCAGCCTGCGGGTGATGATTATGATATGCTTGAAGAGGAGTTGTGCCAGTTCCTGCGGGCGGTTGAAGCAGGCGATGATCCGCCGGTCAGCGGTCGTGACGGGTTCCGTGCCTTAAAAATTGCCTTGGAAGTACAGCGTCAGGCGGCCGAACAGCTTGCGAAGGTGGGTGGTTAA
- a CDS encoding AAA domain-containing protein, which yields MSTTGYKKQISEIVSEIERLIEQGDYPQALAELRDADGKIGLNLYDSVLFLEVKGRILNLMGDYKNALETAEEAYQRARHESDNELIARIQTQTAKAYLALGETEFARREYRDVIAAHRRSGNLTGLIDTLNRLAQISFIGGDFKEAVRLLNEALEYARKQGLSDRVASLTGNLGQISSMLGDFNQAVKYITISIQKNTELNRVHNLCRACLSLAYAELRLSNFDSARKSLKKAFGLIEKHNLTREYGIYHEYLAELEFELGNHDEALAQIKKALDYALGLSDASAMISQSLRLKAEIEMKLNRLEDARLSASRAFEMAEKIGEKLESGAACRVLAELSSVKGDKQAASDLIHRAIDMVQKSGARFDLSQAYIAAYRIFKGNLAESQHYLRLARELYTAMELDFNLNRAPQVDRNGQRDYEVSTPDGRIIKIVSSNRNIQAIMRAVDSIKDADIPILIGGETGTGKDQLAKFIHYSSIRRTEKFISVNCAAIPPELAESELFGHVKGAYTNATETKDGLIAAAAGGTLFLNEIGELPPAIQAKLLGALENKKVLRIGDHLPREVDFRLICATNRDLEEDVENGLFRQDLYFRIAVMTFELPPLAQRGNDIFELIIHFLCEKGFEIPDKNQLFTPEVKDRIQSYDWPGNIRELKNEINLLALSYPGDTEEVISKLVEKLSAEVNQFKIDKNSGLAEQISTFERNRILEALAQADYVIRKAATILKMPEATLRSKIKRHNIVIA from the coding sequence ATGAGTACAACTGGATATAAAAAACAGATAAGCGAGATTGTCTCGGAAATCGAGAGACTGATCGAACAGGGAGATTACCCCCAGGCCCTGGCGGAATTACGTGACGCCGATGGTAAGATCGGGCTGAATCTATATGATTCAGTACTTTTTCTTGAGGTCAAGGGCCGGATCCTGAACCTCATGGGCGACTACAAGAACGCCCTCGAGACTGCAGAAGAAGCTTATCAGAGGGCCCGCCATGAGTCCGACAACGAGCTCATAGCCCGCATCCAGACTCAGACCGCCAAAGCTTACCTGGCACTCGGTGAGACGGAATTTGCCCGCAGGGAGTACCGTGACGTGATTGCCGCCCACAGGCGTTCAGGCAATCTCACAGGGCTCATTGACACACTCAATCGGCTGGCACAGATCAGCTTTATCGGGGGCGATTTCAAAGAAGCTGTCAGGCTTTTGAATGAAGCCCTCGAGTATGCCCGAAAACAGGGTCTTTCCGACAGGGTGGCCTCGCTGACTGGTAACCTGGGGCAAATCTCAAGTATGCTGGGGGATTTTAATCAGGCGGTCAAGTACATTACGATATCGATTCAGAAAAATACCGAACTGAACCGGGTTCACAACCTGTGCCGGGCCTGCCTCTCTCTGGCCTATGCTGAATTGCGGCTTTCCAATTTCGACTCCGCGCGAAAATCCCTGAAAAAGGCTTTCGGTCTGATAGAAAAGCACAACCTTACCCGTGAGTATGGTATTTATCATGAGTACCTGGCCGAGCTTGAGTTTGAACTTGGCAACCACGATGAAGCCCTGGCTCAAATCAAGAAAGCGCTGGATTATGCGCTCGGGTTATCAGATGCGAGTGCGATGATCTCGCAGAGCCTGAGGCTCAAGGCTGAAATCGAGATGAAGCTTAACCGTCTCGAAGATGCCCGTCTGAGCGCTTCCCGGGCTTTCGAGATGGCTGAAAAGATCGGTGAGAAGCTGGAGAGCGGGGCGGCCTGCAGGGTGCTGGCCGAACTTTCCTCTGTCAAGGGGGACAAGCAAGCCGCGTCCGATTTGATTCACCGTGCTATCGACATGGTCCAGAAGAGCGGGGCCAGGTTCGATCTTTCGCAGGCTTATATTGCCGCTTACCGGATATTCAAGGGCAACCTGGCTGAATCACAACATTATCTCCGGCTGGCGCGCGAGCTGTACACCGCGATGGAGCTGGATTTCAACCTCAACCGTGCGCCTCAGGTTGACCGTAACGGCCAGCGTGACTATGAGGTCTCTACCCCGGATGGCCGGATTATCAAGATCGTAAGCTCCAACCGCAACATTCAGGCGATTATGCGCGCGGTGGATTCGATCAAGGATGCCGATATCCCGATTCTGATCGGCGGTGAAACCGGTACAGGCAAAGACCAACTGGCCAAGTTCATTCATTACAGTTCAATCCGGCGCACCGAGAAATTCATCTCGGTCAATTGTGCCGCGATTCCACCGGAACTGGCTGAGTCGGAGCTTTTCGGTCATGTCAAGGGAGCCTACACCAATGCCACTGAAACCAAGGATGGGCTGATTGCCGCGGCTGCCGGCGGTACCCTGTTTTTAAATGAAATCGGTGAACTTCCACCTGCGATTCAGGCCAAACTGCTGGGAGCCCTGGAAAATAAAAAGGTGCTCAGAATCGGTGATCATCTTCCCCGAGAAGTCGATTTTCGGCTGATCTGCGCCACAAATCGAGACCTCGAGGAGGATGTCGAAAACGGGTTGTTCCGGCAGGACCTGTATTTTCGTATCGCGGTGATGACTTTTGAGTTGCCCCCTCTGGCTCAACGAGGAAACGATATTTTCGAGTTGATCATTCACTTTTTATGCGAGAAGGGTTTTGAAATTCCGGATAAGAACCAACTGTTTACCCCGGAAGTCAAAGATCGTATCCAGAGCTATGACTGGCCGGGTAATATCCGCGAATTGAAAAATGAAATCAATCTCCTGGCGCTCTCTTATCCGGGTGACACCGAGGAAGTTATCAGTAAGCTTGTGGAGAAACTTTCGGCTGAAGTCAACCAGTTTAAAATCGATAAAAATTCCGGGCTGGCCGAGCAGATTTCCACTTTCGAACGCAACCGTATCCTGGAAGCGTTGGCCCAGGCCGATTATGTAATTCGCAAAGCCGCCACGATTCTCAAGATGCCGGAAGCTACTCTTCGCTCCAAGATCAAGCGTCACAATATTGTCATTGCGTAA
- the lpxB gene encoding lipid-A-disaccharide synthase: MVLGRTILISAGETSGDIHGAGLVAELKKKCGGYDFVGLGGEQLKSEGVQLFYHCRDLAALGFLEVAARIKFFIGVKNEITRYLTENRPDLVILVDYPGLNLKIAEEAHKLNIPVVYFIMPQVWAWKPKRVIALKNYCRLLISILPFEVDFFKKHDTKIEYVGHPLIDVIPPPRTRKEVRFFLELPNDRRLLALLPGSRQQEIERNLPVMVNTFRKLTKRFENQDGVIIKAPDLDRKLYQKTAGELPPNLEITDQHKYEYIQASDCALVASGTATLETALCLTPAVVMYRTTFLTYLLARMFIKIDSIALANLVAQEKVFPELVQFRARSKSIAYELRKYLEDPDYNELVRSKLSNVRDRLKPKGAYARAADLIRDRVLRH, translated from the coding sequence ATGGTGCTCGGTCGCACGATATTGATCTCGGCCGGCGAAACCTCGGGCGATATTCATGGCGCAGGGCTGGTCGCGGAGCTTAAAAAAAAATGTGGTGGATATGATTTCGTCGGGCTGGGAGGTGAACAGCTAAAGTCCGAAGGTGTTCAGTTGTTTTACCACTGCCGTGATCTGGCCGCGCTGGGGTTTCTGGAAGTAGCCGCGCGAATCAAGTTTTTTATCGGAGTAAAAAACGAGATCACGCGATACCTGACCGAAAACCGTCCCGATTTAGTAATCCTTGTCGATTACCCCGGGCTGAACCTGAAGATTGCCGAGGAAGCCCACAAGCTCAATATCCCGGTTGTATATTTTATTATGCCACAGGTATGGGCCTGGAAGCCAAAACGCGTCATCGCACTTAAAAATTACTGCCGGCTGTTGATATCGATTCTTCCGTTTGAAGTCGACTTCTTCAAAAAACATGATACAAAGATCGAATATGTCGGTCATCCGCTGATCGATGTCATACCGCCTCCCAGAACCCGCAAGGAGGTACGTTTCTTTTTAGAGTTGCCGAATGACAGGCGCCTGCTTGCGTTGTTACCCGGATCCCGACAGCAGGAAATCGAGCGCAATCTTCCGGTCATGGTAAACACCTTTCGAAAACTTACAAAGCGCTTCGAAAACCAGGACGGTGTGATTATCAAGGCCCCTGACCTGGATCGCAAGCTTTACCAGAAAACCGCAGGAGAACTCCCGCCCAATCTTGAAATCACCGATCAGCACAAGTATGAATACATCCAGGCCTCGGACTGCGCCCTGGTGGCATCGGGGACTGCTACTCTCGAAACAGCGCTCTGCCTGACGCCGGCAGTGGTGATGTATCGCACTACGTTTTTGACATATCTTTTGGCGCGCATGTTCATCAAGATCGATTCTATCGCGCTGGCTAACCTGGTCGCGCAGGAAAAAGTATTCCCCGAGCTGGTGCAGTTTCGCGCCAGGTCGAAATCGATTGCGTATGAGCTTCGCAAGTATCTCGAAGATCCGGATTATAACGAACTTGTGCGCTCTAAACTTTCTAATGTGCGGGACCGCCTCAAGCCGAAAGGCGCATATGCGCGTGCGGCGGATCTGATCCGTGACAGAGTTTTGAGGCATTGA
- a CDS encoding RluA family pseudouridine synthase, which translates to MEHFEFKVEADQVDRRIDRFLRDHLEGVSRSRIQKLIVDGMITVNGEEIRANYRLREDDLIEGDNPQKRRFHLVPEQIELDIRYEDDYLLVINKPPGLVVHPAVGNYTGTLLNGIIYYLGQKAEDDHNLHPGLVHRLDKDTSGLLLVSKVESVRNFLQEELKARRIKRHYQAIVWGHLRETEGKIELPLGRSPGDRRKMAVVDHNGREAVTNYHRLVRYKFADQIEVALQTGRTHQIRVHFSHIGHPVVGDRDYGGDENIISGMYDQYRQEARNILKLISRQCLHAWKLSFKHPVTKLVHTLKSDPPEDMQKVIEYLERVEHLG; encoded by the coding sequence TTGGAGCATTTTGAATTTAAAGTGGAAGCTGACCAGGTCGACCGCAGGATAGACCGCTTCCTTCGGGATCATCTCGAGGGTGTCTCCCGTTCGCGCATCCAGAAACTGATCGTGGACGGCATGATAACCGTCAATGGCGAGGAAATCCGGGCCAACTACCGCCTGCGTGAAGATGACCTGATCGAGGGAGACAACCCTCAAAAGCGCAGATTTCATCTGGTGCCCGAGCAGATCGAGCTTGATATCCGTTACGAGGACGATTACCTGCTGGTGATCAATAAACCTCCCGGACTGGTGGTCCATCCGGCAGTCGGCAACTACACCGGAACATTGCTTAACGGCATCATCTATTACCTTGGTCAGAAGGCTGAAGACGATCACAACCTCCATCCCGGCCTGGTACACCGTCTCGATAAGGACACCTCCGGACTCCTGCTGGTATCGAAAGTGGAATCGGTGCGTAACTTCCTGCAGGAGGAGCTCAAGGCGCGCCGTATTAAACGCCATTACCAGGCAATCGTATGGGGGCATCTGCGTGAAACCGAGGGCAAAATCGAACTGCCACTGGGAAGATCCCCCGGCGACCGGCGCAAAATGGCGGTGGTAGATCACAACGGCAGGGAAGCTGTCACGAATTATCATCGCCTGGTCCGATACAAGTTTGCCGACCAAATCGAAGTCGCGCTCCAGACCGGAAGAACCCACCAGATTCGCGTACATTTCTCGCATATCGGCCACCCGGTGGTGGGTGACCGCGATTATGGCGGTGACGAGAACATTATCTCAGGTATGTACGATCAATACCGGCAGGAAGCCAGAAACATCCTGAAACTGATCTCCCGCCAGTGCCTGCACGCCTGGAAGCTGAGCTTCAAACATCCGGTCACAAAACTGGTGCATACGCTCAAATCCGATCCGCCTGAAGATATGCAAAAGGTAATCGAGTACCTAGAACGGGTAGAACATCTCGGATAA